A region of Vibrio chagasii DNA encodes the following proteins:
- the recR gene encoding recombination mediator RecR, with the protein MRTSHMLEHLMEALRCLPGVGPKSAQRMAFHLLQRDRKGGLQLADALSQAMTELGHCNECRTFTEEDTCHICTNPKRQENGQICVVESPADIAAIEATGQYSGRYFVLMGHLSPLDGIGPSDIGLDVLDYRLRRGDISEVILATNPTVEGEATAHYIAELCNAHEVNASRIAHGVPVGGELELVDGTTLSHSLLGRHKI; encoded by the coding sequence ATGCGTACCAGTCATATGCTGGAGCATTTGATGGAGGCCTTACGTTGTCTACCTGGGGTTGGCCCCAAGTCGGCGCAGCGTATGGCCTTTCATTTGTTACAGCGCGATAGAAAAGGCGGCCTTCAGTTGGCTGATGCTCTTAGCCAAGCAATGACTGAACTCGGTCACTGCAATGAGTGCCGTACTTTTACTGAAGAAGATACCTGCCACATTTGTACCAACCCTAAACGTCAGGAAAATGGTCAAATCTGTGTAGTAGAAAGCCCAGCTGATATTGCAGCTATCGAAGCAACTGGCCAATACTCTGGTCGTTACTTTGTGCTTATGGGTCACCTTTCACCACTTGATGGTATTGGTCCAAGTGACATCGGTCTCGATGTTTTGGACTACCGCCTACGTCGTGGTGACATCTCTGAAGTAATCCTAGCGACTAACCCGACTGTTGAAGGGGAAGCGACAGCGCATTACATTGCTGAGCTTTGTAATGCCCATGAAGTGAACGCAAGCCGAATCGCTCATGGTGTTCCCGTTGGTGGTGAGCTAGAGCTGGTGGATGGCACCACGCTTTCACACTCATTACTCGGTCGTCATAAGATCTAA
- a CDS encoding YbaB/EbfC family nucleoid-associated protein: MFGKGGMGNMMKQAQQMQERMQKLQEEIANMEVTGESGAGLVKVTITGSHSVRRVDIDESLMEDDKEMLEDLIAAAFNDAARRVEETQKEKMASITGGMQLPPGMKMPF; this comes from the coding sequence ATGTTTGGTAAAGGCGGTATGGGCAACATGATGAAGCAAGCCCAGCAAATGCAAGAGCGCATGCAAAAGCTTCAAGAAGAAATCGCAAATATGGAAGTAACAGGTGAATCTGGTGCTGGCCTTGTAAAAGTAACAATCACTGGTAGCCACAGCGTTCGCCGTGTTGATATCGATGAAAGCCTAATGGAAGACGATAAAGAGATGCTTGAAGATCTTATCGCTGCAGCTTTCAACGATGCGGCTCGTCGTGTTGAAGAAACTCAAAAAGAAAAAATGGCTAGCATCACTGGTGGAATGCAACTTCCACCAGGCATGAAGATGCCTTTCTAA
- the rlmA gene encoding 23S rRNA (guanine(745)-N(1))-methyltransferase, whose translation MHYQCPLCHQLLSQNDRTFKCEKNHQFDLAKEGYVNLMPAHHKRSKDPGDNKEMMQARRRFLEGNHYDPMRQAVVSLCSSYLPDTDPSLLDIGCGEGYYTNEIALNLQDKNGAIFGLDISKIAIKYAAKRYPAVDFSVASSHRLPFAENSLDGILRIYAPCKAEELQRTIKDNGVVITVTPASRHLYQLRDAIYDGVRLHDEDPELIEGFTLEHQEHLNYMMELSGSDAFDLLQMTPFAWKATEEFKQQLTNAEQFNCEADFMLRVYRKQI comes from the coding sequence ATGCACTACCAATGCCCTCTGTGTCACCAACTTTTATCTCAAAACGATCGTACGTTTAAGTGTGAAAAGAACCATCAGTTCGATTTAGCAAAAGAAGGCTACGTCAACTTGATGCCTGCACACCATAAACGTTCAAAAGATCCAGGTGACAACAAAGAGATGATGCAAGCACGTCGTCGCTTCCTTGAAGGCAATCATTACGACCCAATGCGCCAAGCGGTAGTCAGCTTATGCTCTAGCTACCTGCCAGACACAGATCCTAGCCTGTTGGATATTGGCTGTGGTGAGGGATATTACACCAATGAAATCGCGCTGAATCTTCAAGATAAAAACGGTGCTATTTTTGGTTTAGACATTTCTAAGATTGCTATCAAATACGCGGCTAAACGCTACCCTGCAGTCGACTTCTCTGTTGCCTCTAGTCATCGTCTACCCTTCGCTGAAAACAGCTTAGACGGCATTCTACGCATTTATGCACCATGTAAGGCAGAAGAGCTCCAACGCACAATTAAAGACAATGGTGTCGTGATTACAGTAACACCAGCAAGCCGACACCTATATCAGTTACGTGATGCCATTTATGATGGTGTGCGTTTACACGATGAAGATCCTGAATTGATCGAAGGTTTTACTCTTGAGCACCAAGAGCATCTAAACTATATGATGGAACTATCGGGGTCTGATGCATTCGACCTGCTACAGATGACGCCGTTTGCTTGGAAAGCGACTGAAGAGTTTAAACAACAACTCACCAACGCAGAGCAATTCAACTGTGAAGCTGACTTTATGCTAAGAGTGTATCGCAAACAGATTTAA
- a CDS encoding YcgN family cysteine cluster protein: MTNPFWQEKTLEQMSEQEWESLCDGCGKCCLHKLMDEDSDEVYYTNVACSWLNDKTCSCKDYPNRFTSGEECLKLTRDKIDEFHWLPDTCAYRLLSESKPLPEWHPLITGTKSEMHAAGESVRNKVVYEIDVVDWEDHILNHPNR; this comes from the coding sequence ATGACGAATCCATTTTGGCAAGAAAAAACACTAGAGCAGATGTCCGAGCAAGAGTGGGAATCTCTGTGCGATGGTTGTGGTAAGTGTTGCCTACATAAGCTTATGGATGAAGATAGCGATGAAGTTTACTACACCAATGTGGCGTGTAGCTGGCTGAACGACAAAACGTGTTCTTGTAAGGACTATCCAAACCGTTTCACTTCAGGTGAAGAATGTCTGAAGCTAACTCGTGACAAGATCGACGAGTTCCATTGGCTGCCAGATACGTGTGCTTATCGACTGCTATCAGAGTCGAAGCCGCTTCCAGAGTGGCACCCATTAATCACAGGTACTAAATCTGAAATGCACGCAGCGGGTGAAAGCGTTCGCAACAAAGTCGTATACGAAATTGATGTTGTGGATTGGGAAGACCACATCCTTAATCACCCAAATCGTTAA
- a CDS encoding alkaline phosphatase produces the protein MKHFMKPVIAAVATSTLSFNVLSAEIKNVILMIGDGMGPQQVGLLETYANQAPNSIYKGQKTALYQLAQEGVIGSSLTHPEDAIVVDSACSATMLATGIYTGSEVIGIDSQGNHVETVLEKAKKAGKATGLVSDTRLTHATPAAFAAHQPHRSLENHIASDMLETGVDVMLSGGLRHWIPKSTNDKGETYKQLEQLTQGDVYLKSKRKDDRNLLTEAQKDGYQLAFNRDMLDNADGDKLLGLFAYSGMDDGIAYSNKKLSGERTQPSLKEMTQKALNVLSKDEDGFFLMVEGGQIDWAGHSNDAGTMLHELLKFDEAIQTVYEWVKDREDTIVIVTADHETGSFGFSYSSSELPMPQKRPGEAFTDRDYAPNFNFGAFDILDGLYNQKQSYYGMISEYQKLDKAEQTPEKFAEIVNKNSEFPITAEQAKKVLASKPNPYRLAQHKYLSEENVPAINDFDAFFPYNDRGNLLAREQATGQNIVWGTGTHTHTPVNVFAWGPAEKILPVSKIMHHSELGEYIKQQVN, from the coding sequence ATGAAGCACTTTATGAAACCTGTTATTGCCGCAGTGGCAACATCAACACTCTCATTCAATGTACTTTCAGCAGAAATCAAAAATGTCATTCTAATGATTGGCGATGGTATGGGACCTCAGCAAGTTGGCTTACTAGAGACTTATGCAAACCAAGCACCTAACTCAATCTATAAAGGTCAAAAGACCGCCCTTTATCAGCTTGCTCAAGAAGGCGTGATTGGTTCATCTCTTACCCACCCAGAAGATGCGATTGTGGTCGACTCTGCCTGTTCAGCAACCATGCTTGCTACAGGTATCTACACAGGTTCAGAAGTTATTGGTATTGACTCCCAAGGCAATCACGTAGAAACCGTGCTGGAGAAAGCAAAAAAAGCGGGTAAAGCAACCGGGCTGGTTTCCGATACACGTTTAACTCACGCTACACCTGCCGCATTCGCCGCACATCAGCCACACCGCTCTCTAGAAAACCATATTGCTAGCGATATGCTGGAAACAGGTGTCGATGTGATGCTATCTGGCGGGCTACGTCACTGGATCCCTAAGTCAACCAATGACAAAGGCGAAACCTACAAACAACTTGAGCAACTGACCCAAGGTGACGTTTATCTCAAGTCAAAACGTAAAGATGACCGCAACCTTCTTACTGAAGCCCAGAAAGACGGTTATCAGTTAGCGTTTAACCGAGATATGCTCGATAACGCTGACGGCGACAAATTACTTGGTCTATTCGCGTACTCTGGCATGGATGATGGCATTGCATACAGCAATAAAAAGCTGAGTGGCGAACGCACACAACCGAGCTTAAAAGAGATGACTCAAAAAGCGCTTAACGTCTTATCAAAAGATGAAGATGGCTTTTTCCTAATGGTTGAAGGCGGTCAGATAGATTGGGCTGGGCACAGTAATGATGCGGGCACTATGCTGCACGAACTGCTTAAGTTTGATGAAGCAATTCAAACGGTATACGAATGGGTAAAAGATCGTGAAGACACAATCGTAATCGTGACTGCAGACCATGAAACTGGCTCTTTCGGCTTTAGCTATTCATCAAGTGAGCTACCAATGCCACAAAAGCGCCCAGGTGAAGCCTTTACCGATCGTGATTATGCACCAAACTTTAACTTCGGTGCCTTCGATATTCTTGATGGTTTATACAATCAGAAACAAAGCTACTACGGCATGATCAGTGAGTATCAAAAACTCGACAAAGCTGAGCAAACGCCTGAGAAATTCGCTGAGATCGTGAACAAAAATAGTGAATTTCCTATCACCGCAGAACAAGCGAAAAAGGTACTAGCAAGCAAGCCAAACCCATATAGACTGGCACAACACAAGTACCTTTCTGAAGAGAATGTACCAGCCATCAACGATTTCGATGCTTTCTTTCCATATAACGATCGCGGCAACCTACTTGCTCGAGAACAAGCAACAGGTCAAAACATCGTTTGGGGTACAGGCACACACACTCATACACCTGTGAATGTGTTTGCTTGGGGGCCTGCCGAAAAGATATTACCAGTATCAAAGATCATGCATCACTCAGAGCTTGGTGAGTACATCAAGCAACAAGTAAATTAA
- a CDS encoding ChaN family lipoprotein: MQRIILIGLATLLTACANQPSENTSQKVVQPETVSTYYDYQFASPQGEALSLNALPQELLDADVVLIGEWHTHSAIHRFQTDFLKARQNADSNIALSMEQFTREHQDTLNQYLNGETGEQVLISKAAAWPNYESDYRALVEFAKANDLDVIAANAPKPFVQCIGRKGLPYLDQLSSEQRDWVATEVNIGDSPYKEKFMASMHHGTPEQTEKQFAAQVTWDETMAESIVDYLATNPGKQVIHVAGKFHTEGGLGTAASISRRNPDLKVAIITPVEALSSDSSDYQLQVLSPPVRFVQKENRMKAYKHLSKRSSDLQCD; the protein is encoded by the coding sequence ATGCAACGTATTATTCTTATCGGATTAGCCACTCTTCTCACAGCTTGTGCTAATCAACCTTCAGAAAACACTTCTCAAAAAGTGGTTCAACCAGAAACCGTTTCCACCTACTACGATTACCAGTTTGCCTCACCACAAGGCGAAGCACTCTCTCTTAACGCTTTACCTCAAGAGCTGCTAGACGCTGACGTTGTTCTTATTGGCGAGTGGCACACTCACTCCGCCATCCACCGCTTTCAAACTGATTTCTTAAAAGCGCGTCAAAATGCAGACTCAAACATTGCCCTATCAATGGAGCAATTTACTCGAGAGCACCAAGACACACTTAACCAATACCTAAACGGTGAAACTGGCGAACAGGTGCTTATCTCCAAGGCTGCGGCTTGGCCAAATTACGAAAGCGATTACCGCGCACTAGTAGAGTTCGCAAAAGCGAATGACTTAGATGTTATCGCGGCAAATGCGCCCAAACCCTTCGTTCAATGTATTGGTCGTAAAGGGTTACCGTACCTAGACCAGCTTTCTTCAGAACAGCGAGATTGGGTTGCGACTGAGGTTAATATTGGCGATAGCCCTTACAAAGAAAAGTTCATGGCATCGATGCATCACGGTACACCAGAGCAAACAGAAAAGCAGTTTGCCGCTCAAGTGACTTGGGATGAAACCATGGCGGAATCGATTGTCGATTACCTAGCAACGAACCCTGGCAAGCAGGTGATTCATGTCGCTGGTAAGTTCCATACTGAAGGTGGTTTAGGCACGGCCGCTTCTATCTCGCGTCGTAATCCTGACCTGAAAGTTGCCATCATCACACCGGTCGAAGCCTTGTCTTCGGATTCAAGTGATTACCAACTACAAGTATTGTCTCCACCGGTGCGTTTTGTTCAGAAAGAGAACCGTATGAAAGCATACAAACACCTATCTAAACGCAGCTCAGACCTACAATGTGACTAA
- the aqpZ gene encoding aquaporin Z, whose amino-acid sequence MNRYIAEMFGTFWLVLGGCGSAVLAAAFPDVGIGLLGVSLAFGLTVLTMAFAIGHISGCHLNPAVTIGLWTGGRFDAKDVVPYIISQVLGGIIAGGVLFVIASGQAGFDAVSSGFASNGFGEHSPGGYSLTAALVCEVVMTMVFLFVIMGATDSKAPAEFAPIAIGLCLTLIHLISIPVTNTSVNPARSTGVAVFVGDWAVSQLWLFWVAPIIGAVIGAVIYKAVRGSD is encoded by the coding sequence ATGAATAGGTATATCGCAGAAATGTTTGGTACGTTTTGGTTGGTGTTAGGTGGTTGTGGTAGTGCCGTCTTAGCCGCCGCTTTTCCCGATGTAGGTATTGGCCTACTTGGTGTCTCTCTTGCCTTTGGTTTAACCGTGCTCACCATGGCTTTCGCTATTGGGCATATATCCGGTTGCCACCTCAACCCTGCTGTCACTATCGGCCTTTGGACGGGTGGTCGTTTTGATGCCAAAGATGTTGTCCCTTACATCATTTCTCAAGTACTCGGCGGTATTATTGCCGGCGGTGTATTATTTGTGATTGCCTCCGGCCAAGCTGGCTTTGATGCCGTTTCATCAGGCTTCGCGTCAAATGGCTTTGGAGAGCACTCTCCCGGTGGTTACTCACTAACTGCAGCACTGGTCTGTGAGGTGGTGATGACCATGGTGTTCCTATTCGTGATCATGGGAGCGACCGATTCTAAAGCACCCGCGGAATTTGCACCCATCGCGATTGGTCTCTGTTTAACCCTAATTCACCTTATCAGTATTCCAGTAACCAACACCTCTGTGAACCCAGCTCGGAGTACGGGTGTAGCGGTATTTGTTGGTGACTGGGCCGTTTCTCAACTATGGCTGTTCTGGGTTGCGCCAATTATTGGTGCAGTGATCGGTGCGGTGATATACAAAGCCGTTCGAGGGTCGGATTAA
- a CDS encoding YkgJ family cysteine cluster protein: MECRLGCGACCIAPSITSAIPGMPNGKPAGVRCIQLNEQNLCKLFGQDSRPKVCHQFKACPVICGKTDQEALDNLIELEAIT, encoded by the coding sequence ATGGAATGTCGCCTAGGTTGTGGAGCATGCTGTATCGCTCCGAGTATTACATCTGCTATTCCTGGAATGCCAAATGGAAAGCCTGCGGGTGTACGCTGCATTCAGTTAAACGAACAGAATCTTTGTAAGCTGTTTGGCCAAGACTCACGCCCTAAAGTGTGTCATCAATTCAAAGCTTGCCCTGTTATTTGCGGCAAAACCGATCAAGAAGCACTCGACAACTTAATCGAACTTGAGGCGATCACTTAG
- a CDS encoding BCCT family transporter: protein MKNTFELIDKPTFFGAIALLLTIVFPLILFPAQGADWIAIAKTFMTDQLGFLYLALGLAACAFMVYVVFSDMGQIKLGEADEKPEFKTASWAAMLFCGGIGASILYWGCIEWAYYYQSPPFQLEPGSEEAVRWAATYGLFHWGPIAWSIYLIPAIPIAYFFYVRKQPVLKISSALMPVLGEHRSKGVPGKIVDILFIFGLLGGAATTLGLAAPLITEGLNHLFGLPKNNLTQVTVLLVCTAIFAYSSYAGLEKGIKILSNINFWGAMGLLAFVLIAGPTIFMLETGLDSIGRLLSNFFVMATWAEPFGGYGTFENTHFPQDWTIFYWAWWLVFAPSMGLFVARISRGRTIKQMVSGSIFFGSLGCFLFFMILGNYGLSLQLSGELDVVAVLNDEGATKAIFSMLAQLPMSTIVIAVFTLLCIIFTATTFDSISYILASVVQNNVTEEPMRWNRMFWAFTLSFLPTILMFLGGLSTLQTAAIVGGLPLLAISVMLMISAVRATSLDLRHQDAYIEPTINIEELPDMDPWSAEGMALAQFEKERDAAQEAAELERVAYTELAAVKKEIRAYVLEQGSQMETHELPENLQQALEQAESNLSAAQAKKVELSEQAQNARIAFNQVVAELPLA, encoded by the coding sequence GTGAAAAACACTTTTGAGCTTATCGATAAGCCAACCTTCTTTGGTGCAATTGCACTACTCCTCACGATAGTTTTCCCGCTCATTCTGTTTCCAGCTCAAGGTGCAGACTGGATTGCGATTGCGAAAACATTCATGACTGACCAACTTGGTTTTCTATATCTTGCGCTAGGCCTCGCGGCTTGTGCATTTATGGTGTACGTGGTGTTCAGTGATATGGGACAAATTAAACTCGGCGAAGCTGATGAAAAGCCTGAGTTTAAAACTGCTTCATGGGCTGCAATGCTGTTTTGTGGTGGTATCGGTGCAAGTATCTTGTACTGGGGCTGTATTGAGTGGGCTTACTACTACCAATCTCCTCCTTTCCAACTAGAACCTGGCAGTGAAGAAGCGGTTCGTTGGGCAGCAACTTACGGTCTGTTCCACTGGGGACCTATCGCATGGTCTATCTACCTAATTCCGGCAATTCCAATTGCTTACTTCTTCTACGTACGTAAACAGCCAGTTCTAAAGATCTCAAGTGCCTTAATGCCTGTTCTTGGTGAACACCGTAGTAAAGGCGTACCAGGAAAGATCGTTGATATCCTATTCATTTTCGGCCTATTAGGCGGTGCAGCAACAACCTTAGGTTTAGCAGCACCTCTAATCACCGAAGGCTTGAACCACCTGTTTGGCTTGCCGAAAAACAACCTGACACAAGTGACGGTTCTTTTAGTATGTACTGCTATTTTTGCTTACTCGTCTTATGCGGGTTTAGAAAAAGGCATTAAGATCCTAAGTAACATCAACTTCTGGGGTGCAATGGGTCTATTGGCATTCGTACTGATTGCTGGTCCAACGATCTTCATGCTGGAAACCGGTTTAGACTCGATTGGTCGTCTGCTGTCTAACTTCTTCGTGATGGCAACATGGGCTGAACCATTTGGTGGCTACGGCACATTCGAAAACACACACTTCCCACAAGACTGGACGATTTTCTACTGGGCATGGTGGCTAGTATTTGCACCGAGTATGGGCCTATTTGTAGCGCGTATCTCTCGCGGCAGAACCATCAAACAAATGGTGTCAGGTTCTATCTTCTTTGGTTCTCTTGGCTGTTTCCTATTCTTCATGATCTTGGGTAACTACGGTCTATCTCTACAGCTTTCTGGCGAGCTAGATGTTGTGGCTGTACTTAACGATGAAGGCGCAACCAAAGCGATCTTTTCGATGCTGGCGCAATTGCCGATGAGCACAATCGTTATCGCAGTGTTTACACTACTGTGTATCATTTTCACGGCGACCACCTTTGACTCGATTTCATACATCCTAGCTTCTGTTGTTCAGAACAACGTGACAGAAGAACCAATGCGTTGGAACCGTATGTTCTGGGCATTCACACTGTCGTTCTTACCAACGATTCTGATGTTCTTGGGTGGCCTGAGTACGCTACAAACCGCAGCGATTGTTGGTGGCCTACCGCTACTGGCTATCTCTGTGATGTTGATGATTTCAGCAGTGCGCGCAACTAGCCTCGACTTACGCCACCAAGATGCGTACATCGAACCAACCATCAATATCGAAGAGCTGCCAGACATGGATCCATGGTCAGCTGAAGGTATGGCTCTCGCTCAGTTTGAGAAAGAGAGAGACGCTGCGCAAGAAGCTGCAGAGTTAGAGCGTGTTGCTTATACAGAACTAGCAGCAGTGAAAAAAGAAATTCGCGCTTATGTGCTAGAACAAGGTTCACAAATGGAAACTCACGAGTTACCAGAGAACCTACAACAAGCACTTGAGCAGGCCGAGAGTAATCTGAGTGCCGCACAAGCGAAAAAGGTCGAGTTATCTGAGCAGGCTCAGAATGCTCGAATCGCGTTCAACCAAGTGGTTGCAGAACTACCGCTTGCTTGA
- the dnaX gene encoding DNA polymerase III subunit gamma/tau, with product MSYLALARKWRPTKFKEVVGQAHVLTALENALSQNRLHHAYLFSGTRGVGKTTIGRLFAKGLNCETGITSTPCGECATCKEIDEGRFVDLLEIDAASRTKVEDTRELLDNVQYKPARGRFKVYLIDEVHMLSRHSFNALLKTLEEPPEYVKFLLATTDPQKLPVTILSRCLQFHLKPISVDNIHEQLDHILEQEKVTSEPRALGMIAHAADGSMRDALSLTDQAIALGNGNVVTDTVAHMLGTLDTDQAIHLLEAISSKQPQEAMACIQNLAENGVEWDGLLNQLAAQLHRLAMYQALPSTLDKAQPDAEKLELLSKALSPQDIQLYYQIVLKGREDLPLSPTARVGIEMVVLRMLAFRPAEQNVATAISTQSTSPVAAPVQSQAQPVSQPAPTAAPRQPQMQQAPQAMQQQPAHQAPQQSPAQYPNSQGYPEHSGHQGYPEQDYPQSQYDAPPAYDDRPSYGSEQPMSPMTQQAQPQQQASYQNQAPAQPQNVAPSAPEGQPARPASPVSGLRHQLRSQRRGNAAQDSKGSAPKKAKAAPAKTSVLDRVAQQHGSSERVSPASLPTSPTENVTNDNEPYRWKPSKPVVKEASKELTPTQIKRALEHVKTPEMVEKLLNESIAQDEWSATIQKLETAKLVEQLALNSVFTKNDTSITLTLRSSQAHLNTDRAQSELLQSLNTVLGEECHLSVEIGDGGETPLELRERLYQGKLKDAFTSLENDANVQFIERRFAAELDRDSVRPI from the coding sequence ATGAGCTATCTTGCGTTAGCGCGAAAATGGCGACCAACCAAATTTAAAGAAGTGGTTGGTCAAGCCCATGTTTTAACAGCATTAGAGAATGCCCTTAGCCAAAATAGGTTGCATCACGCGTACCTATTTAGCGGAACACGCGGTGTCGGTAAAACGACCATCGGCCGCTTGTTTGCTAAAGGACTTAACTGTGAAACAGGCATTACTTCAACCCCTTGTGGTGAATGTGCAACTTGTAAAGAGATCGATGAAGGTCGCTTTGTTGACCTACTAGAGATCGATGCGGCATCACGTACCAAGGTAGAAGATACCCGTGAGCTTCTGGACAATGTTCAGTACAAGCCAGCGCGTGGTCGCTTTAAGGTTTACCTTATCGATGAAGTACACATGCTTTCTAGGCACAGTTTCAACGCGCTTCTAAAGACGTTAGAAGAGCCGCCTGAGTATGTGAAATTCTTGCTCGCAACGACCGATCCGCAAAAACTGCCAGTGACTATCTTGTCACGTTGTTTGCAGTTCCATCTCAAGCCGATCAGCGTTGATAATATCCATGAGCAACTCGACCATATTCTTGAACAAGAGAAGGTAACCTCTGAGCCTCGTGCGCTTGGAATGATTGCTCATGCTGCCGACGGTAGTATGCGTGATGCCTTGAGCTTAACGGACCAAGCTATCGCATTAGGCAACGGCAATGTTGTGACTGATACGGTTGCGCACATGCTTGGCACATTGGATACTGACCAAGCGATCCATCTACTTGAGGCTATTAGCAGTAAGCAGCCTCAAGAGGCGATGGCTTGTATCCAAAACCTTGCTGAGAATGGCGTAGAGTGGGATGGTTTACTGAATCAACTTGCTGCTCAACTTCATCGTCTCGCCATGTATCAAGCGTTGCCGTCTACCTTAGATAAAGCTCAGCCTGACGCAGAGAAGCTTGAACTGCTTAGCAAAGCGTTAAGCCCACAAGATATTCAGCTTTATTACCAGATAGTGCTAAAAGGTCGTGAAGACTTACCGTTATCACCAACCGCCCGTGTTGGTATTGAGATGGTGGTTTTACGTATGTTGGCATTTAGGCCTGCAGAGCAAAATGTAGCCACGGCTATCTCTACTCAGTCGACAAGCCCTGTTGCTGCACCGGTTCAGAGTCAAGCTCAGCCGGTTAGTCAACCAGCGCCAACGGCCGCTCCAAGACAGCCGCAGATGCAGCAGGCTCCTCAAGCTATGCAGCAGCAACCTGCACATCAAGCTCCGCAGCAAAGTCCGGCTCAGTATCCAAATTCGCAAGGTTACCCTGAGCATTCTGGTCATCAAGGTTATCCAGAACAGGATTACCCGCAAAGCCAGTATGATGCGCCGCCAGCTTACGACGATCGCCCTAGCTACGGCTCAGAGCAGCCGATGAGTCCTATGACTCAACAAGCGCAGCCTCAGCAGCAAGCGAGCTATCAGAATCAAGCTCCGGCTCAGCCACAAAATGTTGCACCGTCTGCGCCTGAAGGGCAGCCTGCACGTCCTGCATCACCTGTCAGTGGTTTGCGCCACCAATTACGCTCTCAGCGTAGAGGTAACGCAGCACAGGACAGCAAAGGTTCAGCGCCAAAAAAGGCTAAAGCGGCACCAGCTAAAACTTCAGTTCTTGACCGAGTTGCTCAGCAGCACGGTAGTTCTGAGCGGGTGTCGCCAGCTTCTTTACCAACCTCTCCGACAGAAAATGTTACCAATGATAATGAACCTTATCGCTGGAAACCGTCTAAACCTGTTGTAAAAGAGGCGAGCAAAGAGCTTACACCAACTCAGATCAAGCGAGCGCTAGAGCACGTCAAAACACCAGAAATGGTAGAAAAGCTGCTTAATGAGTCGATTGCTCAAGATGAATGGTCTGCCACGATTCAAAAGCTAGAGACAGCTAAGCTTGTTGAACAGTTAGCGTTGAACTCTGTATTTACTAAGAATGATACATCGATAACGTTAACCTTGAGATCGAGCCAGGCTCACTTGAATACGGACCGAGCGCAGAGCGAACTGTTACAGTCTCTCAATACGGTACTCGGAGAAGAGTGTCACTTGAGTGTTGAAATCGGCGATGGTGGTGAAACACCACTAGAATTACGAGAAAGGCTGTACCAAGGTAAATTGAAAGACGCGTTTACCAGTTTGGAAAACGATGCCAACGTACAGTTTATCGAAAGACGCTTCGCTGCAGAGCTCGACAGAGATAGTGTTCGTCCTATCTAG